A stretch of the Archangium violaceum genome encodes the following:
- a CDS encoding EAL domain-containing protein — translation MSQSVSKSCERCQSLPEKLELEGPGRLFLWMPLGHSYGKLVRLLGDAGREHQAIPESQCVAVRLRSSQLSALVADVMGALTGEESRSTRALFLQGDGEPGLGDFPRVGSLPQLFTMTRAGWLVDMLAEKRVTSHYQPIVHAKDTRQVYAYEALLRGLEPDGSLVFPGKMLTLARDADLLFQLDLAARLSAVREASRLGLKVPLFINFTPTAIYDPAFCLRSTVAAISEHGIPPGNVVFEIIESDHAPNANHLKSLIAYYRQAGFRVALDDLGAGYSSLNLIHQLRPDIMKLDMELVRGIHQDPYKASITEKLLELAQKLGILTVAEGIETPEELRWVREHGVDFVQGYLIAKPASPPVSVTPHYY, via the coding sequence ATGAGCCAGAGCGTGTCGAAGTCGTGTGAGCGGTGCCAGTCCCTTCCGGAGAAGCTGGAGCTGGAGGGGCCTGGCCGCCTCTTTCTCTGGATGCCCCTGGGCCACAGTTACGGAAAGCTGGTCCGGCTGTTGGGAGACGCCGGGCGCGAGCACCAGGCCATCCCGGAGTCCCAGTGCGTGGCGGTGCGGCTGCGGAGCTCGCAGCTGAGCGCCCTCGTCGCCGACGTCATGGGCGCGCTGACGGGCGAGGAGTCCCGCTCCACGCGCGCGCTCTTCCTCCAGGGTGACGGGGAGCCGGGGCTGGGCGACTTCCCACGGGTGGGCTCGTTGCCGCAGCTCTTCACCATGACCCGGGCCGGGTGGTTGGTGGACATGCTGGCCGAGAAGCGTGTCACCAGCCACTACCAGCCCATCGTTCACGCGAAGGACACGCGCCAGGTGTACGCCTACGAGGCGCTGCTGCGCGGTCTGGAGCCGGATGGGTCGTTGGTGTTCCCGGGGAAGATGCTGACGCTGGCTCGCGACGCGGATCTGCTCTTCCAGCTGGATCTGGCGGCGCGGCTGTCGGCGGTGCGTGAGGCCTCGCGCCTGGGGCTGAAGGTGCCGCTCTTCATCAACTTCACGCCCACGGCCATCTATGATCCGGCGTTCTGCCTGCGCTCCACGGTGGCCGCCATCTCCGAGCATGGCATCCCGCCGGGGAACGTGGTGTTCGAGATCATCGAGTCGGACCACGCCCCCAATGCCAACCACCTGAAGTCGCTCATCGCCTACTACCGGCAGGCGGGCTTCCGGGTGGCGCTGGATGACCTGGGAGCGGGGTACTCGTCGCTGAACCTCATCCACCAGCTCCGCCCGGACATCATGAAGCTGGACATGGAGCTCGTCCGCGGCATCCACCAGGACCCCTACAAGGCGTCCATCACGGAGAAGCTGCTGGAGCTGGCGCAGAAGCTGGGCATCCTCACGGTGGCCGAGGGCATCGAGACCCCGGAGGAGCTGCGGTGGGTGCGCGAGCACGGGGTGGACTTCGTGCAGGGCTACCTCATCGCGAAGCCGGCGAGCCCTCCGGTATCCGTCACGCCGCACTACTACTGA
- a CDS encoding OmpH family outer membrane protein, with product MLALETSNQGLFGSRVPVRPPVDTFPGMNGWLTLSLSLLLGQTTPTSAAPTEAAAERAVQEAELNELRAELELLQAQMEAQRQETQGRIQSLEQEQALEDARAEELELLRREQLESLSRGYDWLITVDQLLEVGDFDIGPAVTSALREISSARATAAERGSGDTVLLIESALNRLATIDDLVGQRNIYPARRQLETAGFELRRAWQLGLERSGTTLVNQ from the coding sequence TTGCTCGCCCTGGAGACGAGCAACCAGGGGCTCTTCGGCTCCCGGGTGCCGGTTCGTCCTCCGGTGGACACGTTTCCAGGGATGAATGGTTGGCTCACACTCTCCCTGTCCCTGTTGCTCGGCCAGACGACGCCCACGTCCGCCGCCCCCACGGAGGCGGCGGCGGAACGCGCCGTCCAGGAGGCCGAGCTGAACGAGCTCCGTGCCGAGCTCGAGCTCCTGCAAGCCCAGATGGAGGCCCAACGGCAGGAAACCCAGGGCCGCATCCAGTCACTGGAGCAGGAACAAGCCCTCGAGGATGCCCGGGCCGAGGAGTTGGAGTTGCTCCGGCGAGAGCAACTGGAGAGCCTCTCACGCGGTTACGACTGGCTCATCACCGTGGATCAACTGCTGGAGGTCGGTGACTTCGACATCGGCCCCGCCGTCACCTCCGCGCTGCGGGAGATCTCCAGCGCCCGCGCCACCGCCGCCGAGAGAGGCAGCGGAGATACCGTCCTCCTCATCGAGAGCGCCCTCAACCGGCTCGCCACCATCGATGACCTCGTGGGGCAGCGCAACATCTACCCGGCCCGCCGGCAGCTGGAGACCGCCGGCTTCGAGTTGAGGCGCGCCTGGCAGCTCGGCCTCGAGCGCTCAGGCACCACGCTCGTCAATCAGTAG
- a CDS encoding PD40 domain-containing protein: MNRRLLIATLLTFVLPEAALAQVYVIPRRAYRAPVHTYEFDWRHLDILVGPEAEGVAAPPAHRAHQQTPGAPGGPTPASPQMRSPGVPTAEAPKASPQEQGTGGSPVETVEPGNPTRVVDRTDGGTPDPITSGSSLYVPIALSADGGTPDAGPRYAQSLGDKSGGVRFYFYENERNVAQYAAPQLEDTYRYLVDRFKFVPTQTFPYILYSSYQEFLQTNITAVSEGTLGVTSTQGHLELTLPYLGDHRQFGEISSHEMAHQFTIQKVRFLAEQAKVAGDPLNAIPLWFIEGLAEFYAKGGLDPEGEMMVRDLLINPDLMRGYAFLDFWSPGPYGFVWIYKMGQARCHFLEETYGAGFIQKVLDNSPKLVSGTGMTPNLQFEGLLEMLTGDDPQKLAAKFENWLKQRSYRTYLKAEQYTPSLELLSERRGVVTALNSSNDGRVIMYRSIIPETGQSQLILVDPRAPNDSVKVQGDGVPGYESLHPIFGRNFALTDSRLAFVAESMARDIIYVQDYKHDAKSISLGGALPAMGRSPYVNNPSGLRKDPPFRVDFDLGKREAYRLADHGLIAAYSPAFSPDGKQLAFIGLSEAGTRDVYVLPLDRGLDVEPTQITHDVYAERSLAWGPAGIVFTSDATSHGYYNLFRVKPEDPSKVERLTTEARDHADPTVLADGRLFFVAFENSRSDLHEYTGGGAIVRRTDVSTGLFEPSPGPDGNLWLLYHLSGERKPALLRSQQLLSFEVSQVSKELAGPPSPLPQRSLQGAEAYRPFALENIDLGPIMGFAGGGGGGFYGQVFASAMDRLRNHAMLLQVAVYGSFDLTDGYLLYLNQAQRTTWGMGLFQSLRFRVDQSLREAAAGSNLPYYLLISGERFFGATGIARYPLSTFTFLEANLSIGGSSYFLDPTTSFYLNLPEINGVGDLYTQWRQNQPGLRFQTEGSVAFGYNTLRYHYTGVPISGTSFMSELTTGVQPFHGEVFGNVRLDAERYFPVPLGSTHIMLRGGVGTSFGGRFTRSYYLSSFDTIRGVPFGNEEWLLGQHYLYSTLELRVPLDALIRVAFLNTLMGVAGFDLGGVGGSARDIWNRRVLDAAVGINLGLGPLLLRLHFAYPFDINAPAGRPANEWVTQFSIGMAGLEGYLFKQPGSARKKKEAPQPPVTLGGMGMRVGGAN; the protein is encoded by the coding sequence GTGAATCGACGTCTATTGATCGCCACGCTGCTCACCTTCGTGCTTCCTGAAGCGGCCCTGGCCCAGGTCTATGTGATCCCTCGCCGGGCCTACCGGGCGCCGGTGCACACCTATGAATTCGATTGGCGGCACCTGGACATCCTGGTCGGCCCCGAGGCCGAGGGGGTCGCCGCCCCACCCGCCCACCGGGCCCACCAGCAGACGCCTGGCGCCCCGGGTGGACCCACCCCCGCGTCTCCGCAGATGCGCTCGCCGGGAGTCCCCACCGCCGAGGCGCCGAAAGCTTCCCCGCAGGAGCAGGGGACGGGCGGCAGCCCGGTGGAGACCGTCGAGCCGGGCAACCCCACGCGCGTGGTGGACAGGACGGATGGCGGCACGCCGGACCCGATCACCTCGGGAAGCTCGCTCTACGTGCCCATCGCCCTGTCGGCGGATGGAGGCACACCGGACGCGGGCCCCAGGTACGCCCAGTCCCTGGGCGACAAGAGCGGAGGCGTGCGCTTCTACTTCTACGAGAACGAGCGGAACGTGGCCCAGTACGCCGCGCCCCAGCTCGAGGACACCTACCGGTACCTCGTGGACCGCTTCAAGTTCGTCCCCACGCAGACGTTCCCGTACATCCTCTACAGCAGCTACCAGGAGTTCCTGCAGACCAACATCACCGCGGTGTCCGAGGGCACGCTGGGTGTCACCAGCACCCAGGGCCACCTGGAGCTGACCCTGCCCTACCTGGGTGACCACCGGCAGTTCGGGGAGATCAGCTCCCACGAAATGGCCCACCAGTTCACCATCCAGAAGGTCCGCTTCCTCGCCGAACAGGCCAAGGTGGCGGGGGATCCGCTCAATGCCATCCCCCTCTGGTTCATCGAGGGTCTGGCCGAGTTCTACGCCAAGGGCGGTCTGGATCCCGAGGGAGAGATGATGGTGAGGGATCTGCTCATCAACCCGGATCTGATGCGCGGCTACGCCTTCCTCGACTTCTGGTCGCCCGGGCCCTACGGCTTCGTGTGGATCTACAAGATGGGCCAGGCCCGCTGCCATTTCCTCGAGGAGACGTACGGGGCGGGCTTCATCCAGAAGGTGTTGGACAACTCCCCCAAGCTCGTCTCCGGCACGGGCATGACGCCCAACCTCCAGTTCGAGGGGCTGCTGGAGATGCTCACCGGGGATGATCCGCAGAAGCTCGCCGCGAAGTTCGAGAACTGGCTGAAGCAGCGCTCCTACCGTACCTACCTCAAGGCCGAGCAGTACACGCCCAGCCTGGAGCTGCTGAGCGAGCGCAGGGGCGTCGTCACCGCGCTCAACAGCTCCAACGACGGCCGGGTGATCATGTACCGGAGCATCATCCCGGAGACGGGCCAGAGCCAGCTCATCCTGGTGGACCCCCGCGCGCCCAACGACAGCGTGAAGGTGCAGGGCGACGGCGTGCCGGGCTACGAGTCGCTGCACCCCATCTTCGGGCGCAACTTCGCCCTCACGGACTCCCGGCTGGCCTTCGTGGCCGAGTCCATGGCGCGTGACATCATCTACGTCCAGGACTACAAGCACGACGCGAAGTCCATCTCACTGGGCGGGGCGCTGCCGGCGATGGGCCGCAGCCCCTACGTGAACAACCCCTCCGGACTGCGCAAGGATCCGCCATTCCGGGTGGACTTCGACCTGGGCAAGCGCGAGGCCTACAGGCTCGCCGACCACGGACTGATCGCCGCGTACTCGCCGGCCTTCTCTCCGGATGGCAAGCAGCTGGCCTTCATCGGCCTGAGCGAGGCGGGCACGCGTGACGTGTACGTGCTGCCGCTCGATCGGGGGCTCGACGTGGAGCCGACGCAGATCACCCATGACGTGTACGCCGAGCGCAGCCTCGCCTGGGGTCCGGCGGGCATCGTCTTCACCTCGGACGCCACCTCGCACGGCTACTACAACCTCTTCCGCGTGAAGCCGGAGGATCCCAGCAAGGTGGAGCGGCTCACCACCGAGGCGCGCGATCACGCGGATCCCACGGTGCTGGCGGACGGCCGCCTCTTCTTCGTGGCCTTCGAGAACAGCCGCTCGGACCTGCACGAGTACACCGGCGGCGGAGCCATCGTGCGGCGAACGGACGTATCCACCGGTCTCTTCGAGCCGAGCCCCGGCCCGGATGGCAACCTGTGGCTGCTCTACCATCTGTCCGGAGAGCGCAAGCCGGCCCTGCTGCGCTCGCAGCAACTGCTGAGCTTCGAGGTGTCCCAGGTGTCGAAGGAGCTGGCGGGACCGCCCAGCCCCCTGCCCCAACGCTCGCTGCAGGGCGCCGAGGCCTACAGGCCCTTCGCCCTGGAGAACATCGACCTGGGGCCCATCATGGGCTTCGCCGGCGGCGGTGGCGGTGGCTTCTACGGCCAGGTCTTCGCCTCGGCGATGGATCGGCTGCGCAACCACGCCATGCTGCTGCAGGTGGCGGTGTACGGCTCGTTCGATCTGACCGACGGCTACCTGCTCTACCTCAACCAGGCACAGCGCACGACGTGGGGCATGGGTCTCTTCCAGTCCCTGCGCTTCCGCGTGGACCAGTCCCTGCGCGAGGCCGCCGCCGGCAGCAACCTGCCCTACTACCTGCTCATCTCCGGCGAGCGCTTCTTCGGCGCCACCGGCATCGCACGCTACCCGCTGAGCACCTTCACCTTCCTGGAGGCCAACCTCAGCATCGGCGGCTCCTCGTACTTCCTGGATCCGACGACCTCCTTCTACCTCAACCTGCCGGAGATCAACGGCGTGGGAGACCTCTACACCCAGTGGCGCCAGAACCAGCCCGGCCTGCGCTTCCAGACGGAAGGCTCCGTGGCCTTTGGCTACAACACCCTGCGCTACCACTACACGGGTGTGCCCATCTCCGGCACCTCGTTCATGAGCGAGCTCACCACCGGCGTGCAGCCCTTCCACGGCGAGGTCTTCGGCAACGTGCGCCTGGACGCCGAGCGCTACTTCCCCGTCCCGCTGGGCAGCACCCACATCATGCTGCGCGGCGGAGTGGGCACCTCCTTCGGCGGACGCTTCACCCGCTCCTATTACCTCTCCAGCTTCGACACCATCCGAGGCGTGCCGTTCGGCAACGAGGAGTGGCTGCTGGGCCAGCACTACCTGTACTCCACGCTCGAGCTGCGCGTGCCCCTGGATGCGCTCATCCGCGTCGCCTTCCTCAACACCCTCATGGGCGTGGCGGGCTTCGACCTCGGTGGCGTGGGGGGCTCGGCCCGGGACATCTGGAACCGCCGCGTGCTCGATGCGGCCGTGGGCATCAACCTCGGCCTCGGCCCCCTCCTGCTGCGCCTGCACTTCGCCTACCCGTTCGACATCAACGCGCCCGCGGGCAGGCCGGCCAACGAGTGGGTGACCCAGTTCTCCATCGGCATGGCCGGACTCGAGGGGTACCTGTTCAAACAGCCTGGCTCGGCCAGGAAGAAGAAGGAGGCGCCCCAGCCGCCCGTGACGCTCGGCGGAATGGGGATGCGCGTGGGCGGCGCGAACTGA
- a CDS encoding LVIVD repeat-containing protein, with amino-acid sequence MNRLLVATTGVLLLTASGCTRTEEEKHDCEPEAFDLSACDRSGFTSVKGEGIWNLNITLEGVDTQGSIRFLQDKPLLLGTPLTVSTVEGDTFFLASDFQTASTPTPVRFALAGCQALSPDRVKGEFRRCVNGEADMRGTFEAAHVKWAEGEQQASGVELVSETALPRGQPTDVFVADGFAYVTALSSGLFIYNVKDPAHPEKVAEISPTNDIWYRARVKGSVLYVSSYNEGLLVYDVTRPEAPKRLTALPRPSVQGWGLILDQDRLYLVSPSPNAEVYIYDISTPTQPSLQSRYFVEDSVVGMGQIPVEGVVVNNRLYLGHWRYGLAVADVTDAKKPVSLGSFKYDNATSRPVAVGQIDERLIAFESSEGWGSMLRALDVTDPQHISEVGRFEMGPETTVGGLTLVGSKLYVAHNQDGLRILEMSNPSTPRQLAYYNTWRETDSGRGQAFLDGLNGVVVPGDGFIYATETSRGLLVFREP; translated from the coding sequence ATGAACCGTTTACTGGTAGCCACAACGGGAGTCCTGCTCCTCACGGCCTCCGGGTGCACGCGCACGGAGGAAGAGAAGCACGACTGCGAGCCCGAGGCCTTCGACTTGTCCGCCTGTGATCGGTCGGGATTCACCTCCGTCAAGGGGGAAGGCATCTGGAACCTGAACATCACCCTGGAGGGGGTCGACACGCAGGGGTCCATCCGCTTCCTGCAGGACAAGCCGCTGCTCCTGGGGACTCCGCTCACGGTGAGCACGGTGGAGGGCGACACCTTCTTCCTGGCCAGTGACTTCCAGACCGCGTCGACGCCCACGCCGGTGCGCTTCGCGCTCGCGGGTTGTCAGGCGCTCTCGCCCGACCGGGTGAAGGGGGAGTTCCGGCGGTGCGTGAATGGCGAGGCCGACATGCGGGGCACCTTCGAGGCGGCCCATGTCAAGTGGGCGGAGGGTGAGCAGCAGGCGTCTGGCGTGGAGCTCGTGTCGGAGACGGCCCTTCCCCGCGGTCAGCCCACGGACGTCTTCGTGGCGGACGGGTTCGCCTACGTGACGGCGCTGTCGAGCGGCCTCTTCATCTACAACGTGAAGGACCCGGCCCACCCGGAGAAGGTGGCGGAGATCTCCCCGACGAACGACATCTGGTACCGGGCCCGGGTGAAGGGCTCGGTGCTCTACGTCTCGAGCTACAACGAGGGACTGCTCGTCTATGACGTGACCAGACCGGAGGCGCCCAAGCGGCTCACCGCGCTCCCGAGGCCCAGCGTGCAGGGGTGGGGGCTGATCCTGGACCAGGACCGGCTCTACCTGGTGTCGCCGTCGCCCAACGCCGAGGTGTACATCTACGACATCTCGACGCCCACGCAGCCCTCGCTGCAGTCGCGCTACTTCGTGGAGGACAGCGTCGTCGGCATGGGGCAGATCCCCGTCGAGGGCGTGGTCGTGAACAACCGGCTCTACCTCGGCCACTGGCGGTACGGGCTGGCGGTGGCGGACGTGACGGACGCGAAGAAGCCGGTGTCGTTGGGGAGCTTCAAATACGACAACGCCACCAGCCGCCCGGTGGCGGTGGGCCAGATTGACGAGCGGCTGATCGCCTTCGAGTCCAGCGAGGGATGGGGGTCGATGCTCCGCGCGCTGGATGTGACGGACCCCCAGCATATCTCGGAAGTGGGCCGATTCGAGATGGGGCCGGAGACCACGGTGGGTGGTTTGACCTTGGTGGGCTCCAAGTTGTACGTGGCTCACAACCAGGATGGCCTGCGCATCCTCGAGATGTCCAACCCCAGTACACCCCGGCAGCTAGCCTACTACAATACCTGGCGGGAGACGGATTCAGGACGGGGACAGGCGTTCCTCGATGGTCTCAATGGCGTGGTGGTACCCGGAGACGGGTTCATCTACGCCACCGAGACGTCGCGTGGACTGCTCGTCTTCCGAGAGCCGTGA